One genomic segment of Desulfovibrio inopinatus DSM 10711 includes these proteins:
- a CDS encoding helix-turn-helix domain-containing protein: MIGERLHRARKAADLSLRSLAEEVGVSHTWINKFEKDQAMPDSTTLLKLGKVLGVRSEYFFRPEKITLSQVDYRKQSSLPKKRLQAITHEILDQIERRMELEGLFPQTPVETFTLPEGLPAKIQSYDQVEVVANHVRHQWDLGMNPIPVLIDLLEMKGIRVFCIDAREDAKFDGLLAYAAESPVVVVGKYWPGDRQRFTLAHELGHLVLANRLSDELDSEKACHRFAGAFLFPDYSVKAYLGQKRSSLEFREVLSLKHEFGLSMAAIIRRALDLGIIKEGYYKHLNIQFGEKGWRKCEPGEPVNSETGKVFCNLVFHALAEEYIGDSKAAELLSLPLDKFRRYRSMEEIDAAPCQ, translated from the coding sequence ATGATCGGTGAACGATTGCATCGCGCACGAAAGGCCGCCGACCTGTCCCTGCGGAGTTTGGCCGAGGAGGTGGGTGTTAGCCATACGTGGATCAACAAGTTTGAGAAGGATCAAGCCATGCCTGATTCGACAACCCTGCTGAAGCTGGGCAAGGTGCTTGGCGTTCGGTCCGAGTATTTTTTCCGGCCTGAAAAGATTACGTTGTCGCAAGTTGATTATCGGAAGCAGAGTAGTCTTCCGAAAAAACGTTTGCAGGCGATTACACACGAAATTCTGGATCAAATTGAACGGCGCATGGAACTTGAGGGCTTGTTCCCCCAAACGCCTGTGGAAACCTTCACTCTTCCAGAAGGTCTGCCCGCCAAGATTCAGAGTTATGATCAGGTTGAGGTTGTTGCCAACCATGTCCGGCATCAATGGGACCTCGGGATGAATCCGATCCCGGTTCTAATTGATCTGCTGGAAATGAAAGGCATCCGCGTCTTTTGCATTGATGCCCGAGAAGACGCCAAGTTTGATGGCCTGCTGGCCTATGCGGCAGAATCTCCTGTTGTCGTTGTTGGGAAATATTGGCCTGGAGATCGCCAGCGTTTTACCCTGGCTCACGAGTTGGGACACCTTGTTCTCGCTAACCGTTTGAGTGACGAACTTGACAGTGAAAAGGCTTGTCATCGTTTTGCGGGGGCCTTTCTGTTTCCCGATTATTCGGTCAAAGCCTATTTAGGCCAGAAGCGCTCTTCTCTTGAATTTCGCGAGGTGCTGTCGCTCAAGCATGAATTTGGGCTCAGCATGGCCGCGATCATACGCCGGGCGCTTGATCTGGGAATCATCAAGGAAGGGTACTACAAGCACCTCAACATCCAGTTCGGAGAGAAGGGGTGGCGCAAATGTGAGCCTGGGGAGCCGGTTAATTCCGAGACGGGCAAGGTTTTCTGCAACCTTGTTTTCCACGCCCTTGCGGAAGAGTACATCGGGGACTCCAAGGCTGCTGAACTTCTCAGCCTTCCTTTGGACAAATTCCGTCGCTACCGTAGCATGGAAGAGATAGATGCTGCTCCTTGTCAGTGA
- the fba gene encoding class II fructose-1,6-bisphosphate aldolase, with translation MPLVSPKEMFAKAYNGGFAVGAFNVNNMEIIQGIMEAGSEENSPLILQVSAGARKYAGQNYIIKLMEAALEVTDLPVVLHLDHGQNFEICKEVVDGGFTSVMIDGSHLPFDENIALTKQVVEYAHGKGVWVEAELGRLAGVEDEVHSEENVYTDPDEAVEFVQRTGCDSLAIAIGTSHGAYKFKGEAKLDLERLDTISKMMPNYPLVLHGASSVPQEFVQMANKYGGQIGDAKGVSEELLRKAAASGVCKINIDTDIRLAMTATIRKHFVENPTDFDPRQYLKPAREAVKNMVKHKIKNVLGCSGQA, from the coding sequence ATGCCGCTCGTATCTCCCAAAGAGATGTTTGCGAAAGCCTACAATGGTGGATTTGCCGTTGGTGCATTCAACGTCAATAATATGGAAATAATTCAAGGTATCATGGAGGCTGGTTCAGAAGAGAATTCACCTCTTATTTTGCAAGTATCGGCAGGTGCTCGCAAGTATGCCGGCCAGAATTATATCATCAAACTCATGGAAGCCGCATTGGAAGTGACGGATCTGCCTGTCGTTCTCCACCTTGATCATGGACAGAATTTTGAAATATGCAAAGAAGTCGTTGATGGTGGATTCACTTCTGTTATGATTGACGGTTCGCATCTTCCTTTTGATGAAAATATTGCATTGACCAAGCAGGTCGTTGAATATGCTCACGGCAAAGGAGTCTGGGTCGAAGCGGAACTTGGTCGTTTGGCCGGTGTTGAAGACGAAGTGCATTCGGAAGAGAATGTGTATACCGATCCCGATGAAGCCGTAGAATTCGTTCAACGGACGGGATGTGATTCCTTGGCCATTGCCATCGGAACAAGCCATGGTGCCTACAAATTCAAAGGCGAAGCCAAGCTTGATCTCGAGCGTCTCGACACAATCAGTAAAATGATGCCGAACTACCCGCTGGTTCTGCATGGTGCTTCAAGTGTCCCGCAAGAATTCGTTCAAATGGCCAATAAGTACGGTGGGCAAATCGGTGATGCGAAAGGCGTCTCGGAAGAGCTTCTGCGTAAAGCGGCCGCTTCCGGAGTATGCAAGATTAATATCGACACGGATATCCGGTTGGCAATGACAGCGACTATTCGCAAACATTTCGTTGAAAACCCAACCGATTTCGATCCTCGCCAGTATCTCAAACCGGCGCGTGAAGCCGTGAAGAATATGGTGAAACATAAAATTAAAAACGTGCTTGGCTGTTCTGGACAAGCTTAG
- the murA gene encoding UDP-N-acetylglucosamine 1-carboxyvinyltransferase, whose translation MDKLVIRGGLPLSGRIAVSGSKNAALPILMAAPLIDGGVCYENVPRLRDIHTTLRLLTLLGCETEFEGNTVQVKQANELQFEAPYDLVKTMRASVLCLGPLLARLGRARVALPGGCAIGARPVDMHLSALEQMGARFDLDSGYIDGRCKKLHGAHITFDFPTVGGTENLLMAASLAEGETILENAAREPEVCDLANFLNACGAKIHGHGTSVITIQGVDSLTSCTYPIMSDRIEAGTYMVAAAITGGSLELVNCPTHALEAVIHKLRDMGVHIQDDSDDAIVVTARKTVRCVDVTTLPYPGFPTDMQAQIMALMCVSEGAGTIKETIFENRFMHVQELVRLGADVKCTTRTAFVRGVEHLQGAPVMASDLRASACLVLAGLAAKGTTEVQRIYHLDRGYEAMEEKLRSVGADITRAKEA comes from the coding sequence ATGGACAAACTTGTTATCCGGGGCGGTCTTCCCCTTTCTGGCCGCATTGCCGTCAGCGGCTCCAAAAATGCCGCCTTGCCTATTCTCATGGCTGCACCGCTTATTGATGGCGGTGTGTGCTATGAAAACGTGCCGCGGTTGCGCGATATTCATACCACCTTGCGTCTTTTGACCTTACTCGGTTGTGAAACCGAATTTGAAGGCAATACGGTGCAGGTCAAGCAAGCCAACGAGTTGCAATTTGAAGCACCATACGACCTTGTGAAAACCATGCGAGCTTCGGTGCTGTGTTTAGGTCCGCTTCTCGCGAGACTTGGCAGAGCGCGTGTTGCCTTGCCCGGCGGTTGCGCCATTGGTGCACGCCCGGTCGATATGCATTTGTCGGCTCTGGAGCAGATGGGAGCCCGTTTCGATCTTGATTCCGGCTATATCGATGGTCGTTGCAAGAAGTTGCACGGTGCCCACATTACTTTTGATTTTCCCACCGTCGGCGGAACAGAAAATCTTCTCATGGCCGCCAGTTTGGCGGAGGGCGAAACCATTTTGGAAAACGCCGCTCGTGAGCCCGAAGTATGCGATTTGGCCAATTTTCTGAATGCGTGCGGAGCCAAAATTCATGGGCACGGTACGAGTGTCATTACTATTCAGGGCGTGGATTCGCTGACATCGTGCACGTATCCCATTATGTCCGATCGCATTGAAGCAGGAACATATATGGTTGCCGCAGCGATTACCGGTGGCAGTCTGGAACTGGTGAATTGCCCAACGCATGCCTTGGAAGCCGTCATTCATAAATTGCGTGATATGGGAGTCCATATACAAGACGACAGCGATGATGCCATTGTGGTCACGGCTCGTAAAACCGTACGTTGTGTTGACGTAACGACGTTGCCATATCCAGGGTTTCCAACCGATATGCAAGCGCAAATCATGGCGCTTATGTGTGTCTCCGAAGGGGCAGGCACCATCAAGGAAACCATTTTCGAAAATCGTTTCATGCATGTACAGGAGTTGGTTCGATTAGGTGCTGATGTGAAATGCACAACCCGAACGGCCTTTGTTCGCGGAGTCGAACATCTTCAGGGCGCTCCAGTCATGGCCTCGGATTTACGAGCCAGCGCGTGTCTCGTTCTTGCTGGGCTTGCGGCCAAAGGCACCACTGAAGTTCAGCGTATTTATCACCTTGATCGCGGATATGAGGCTATGGAAGAAAAACTCCGGTCTGTCGGAGCCGACATTACTCGCGCCAAGGAGGCGTGA
- the gap gene encoding type I glyceraldehyde-3-phosphate dehydrogenase, with product MALKIGLNGFGRIGRYLVRLLHNDSKFEIAVINARASNEDLARLLKYDSVHGTCTFDVGYDDNGLVIGGKSVPVTRNAPADWNWGAYGCDMVVESTGKFVDRQSCEKHLATGVKKVVISAPGKDADVTIVTGVNSGDYDPAKHCIISNASCTTNCLAPVAKLVNDGFGIKHGLMTTIHAYTMSQRILDGSHKDPRRARAACMSMIPTTTGAARAVTMVIPELKGKLDGMAVRVPTPDVSIVDLVLELEKPTTTEELNDMLRKNANEHMGFSDEPLVSIDYTGDTHGGVIDGLTTSVINGTMAKLLIWYDNEAGFTNQLVRLIRLVGKDI from the coding sequence ATGGCTTTGAAGATAGGTTTGAATGGATTTGGCCGCATCGGTCGGTATCTGGTGCGTCTGCTCCACAATGATTCAAAATTCGAAATCGCGGTCATCAACGCTCGCGCCAGCAATGAAGACCTGGCCAGACTGCTGAAATACGATTCTGTTCACGGCACCTGTACCTTTGACGTCGGTTACGATGACAATGGTCTTGTCATTGGTGGAAAATCGGTTCCAGTGACGCGCAATGCTCCGGCTGACTGGAATTGGGGAGCCTATGGCTGTGATATGGTCGTCGAAAGCACCGGAAAATTTGTCGACCGTCAGTCATGCGAAAAACATCTTGCCACTGGTGTCAAGAAAGTCGTTATCAGTGCCCCCGGAAAAGATGCCGATGTCACTATTGTGACAGGCGTCAATAGCGGGGATTACGATCCGGCAAAGCACTGTATTATTTCTAATGCCTCCTGTACAACGAACTGCCTGGCTCCAGTTGCGAAGCTCGTCAACGATGGGTTCGGTATAAAACATGGCCTGATGACGACAATTCATGCGTATACGATGAGTCAACGTATTCTCGATGGATCTCACAAGGATCCTCGTCGAGCCAGAGCTGCTTGTATGTCCATGATTCCGACCACAACGGGGGCAGCCCGGGCCGTGACCATGGTTATTCCAGAACTGAAGGGTAAACTGGACGGTATGGCTGTTCGGGTTCCCACTCCCGATGTTTCCATTGTCGACCTTGTCCTGGAGTTGGAAAAACCGACAACGACGGAAGAACTCAACGATATGTTGAGAAAAAATGCCAATGAGCACATGGGATTCAGTGATGAGCCCCTGGTTTCCATCGACTACACAGGCGACACACATGGTGGTGTCATAGACGGCCTGACAACGTCGGTCATTAATGGAACCATGGCCAAATTGCTTATTTGGTACGACAACGAAGCCGGTTTTACCAACCAGCTTGTTCGTTTAATCAGACTCGTCGGCAAAGATATCTAA
- a CDS encoding ABC transporter ATP-binding protein, translated as MESEAVEVKNITKCFGEVQAVDGISFSIHKGELFGFLGPNGAGKTTTINLLTGLARADSGSIRICGIDCTRNPRAAQHLIGVVPDESNLYPELTGFENLCFCAALYGIRKEERQNRASKLLKDFGLEKAAKRKFAGYSKGMKRKLTIAAGIIHHPDVLFLDEPTTGIDVASARQVRQLVSTLHHGGTTIFLTTHYIEEAERLCDRIAFIVAGGIKCIDSAQHLIQPLQSRHILQIACNEVLPENLPEVLANAFPEIDFSLSDLHSIRVEADSPVNVGPLVRILEEQHFTVMEARRKRQSLEDVFVQITGLETNELRNEKELKGGRS; from the coding sequence ATGGAAAGTGAAGCTGTAGAAGTCAAAAACATAACCAAATGTTTCGGAGAGGTGCAGGCGGTAGACGGCATCTCGTTCAGTATTCACAAGGGAGAATTGTTCGGGTTTCTCGGTCCCAACGGGGCCGGAAAGACAACCACTATCAACCTGCTTACCGGGCTGGCGAGAGCCGACTCCGGTTCAATTCGGATATGCGGAATAGATTGCACACGGAACCCTCGGGCCGCACAGCACCTGATTGGCGTAGTTCCGGATGAAAGCAACCTCTATCCGGAACTCACCGGATTCGAAAATTTATGTTTCTGTGCAGCACTGTATGGAATACGAAAGGAGGAACGCCAAAACCGGGCCAGCAAGCTCCTAAAGGATTTCGGTTTGGAAAAGGCGGCGAAGCGTAAATTCGCCGGGTATTCCAAAGGGATGAAGCGTAAGCTGACCATAGCCGCAGGAATCATCCATCATCCGGATGTTCTTTTTCTCGACGAGCCCACCACCGGTATCGACGTGGCCAGTGCCAGACAGGTCCGGCAACTCGTGTCCACGCTTCACCATGGAGGAACCACAATTTTCCTGACCACCCACTACATCGAGGAAGCCGAGCGCCTGTGTGATCGTATAGCATTTATAGTCGCAGGGGGCATCAAGTGTATCGATTCAGCGCAGCATCTTATTCAGCCGCTCCAGTCGCGACATATACTTCAGATCGCTTGTAATGAGGTCTTGCCCGAAAACTTGCCGGAGGTTCTTGCCAACGCGTTTCCGGAAATCGACTTTTCACTGTCCGACCTTCACTCAATTCGAGTTGAAGCGGATAGTCCCGTGAATGTCGGGCCACTTGTCCGCATCCTTGAGGAGCAACACTTTACAGTGATGGAAGCCCGGAGAAAAAGACAATCTCTCGAAGATGTGTTCGTGCAAATTACCGGACTCGAAACCAATGAGCTGCGCAACGAGAAGGAATTGAAGGGTGGCAGGTCATGA
- a CDS encoding PIN domain-containing protein yields MLLLVSDANILIDMEEGGLLVSMFSLKCQFIIPNILFVEELSEFHAYFLDYGLEQRALSAESMLVAMEMMQSYRHPSRNDLFALALAKQENCSLLTGDKHLEMEAEEEGVSVHCRIWLVEEMVKSEKITISIAKAAYEKMEQSGRRLPWKKAIERLED; encoded by the coding sequence ATGCTGCTCCTTGTCAGTGATGCGAATATCTTGATTGACATGGAGGAAGGCGGGCTGCTTGTCTCCATGTTCAGTCTCAAATGCCAATTCATTATTCCCAACATCCTTTTCGTTGAGGAGCTTTCCGAATTCCATGCGTATTTTCTGGACTATGGGCTGGAGCAAAGAGCATTGAGTGCAGAGTCCATGCTTGTCGCAATGGAAATGATGCAGTCCTACAGACACCCCAGCCGGAATGACCTCTTTGCACTGGCATTGGCCAAACAGGAAAATTGTTCACTTCTCACAGGGGATAAGCACCTGGAAATGGAGGCTGAAGAGGAAGGTGTGAGTGTCCACTGCAGGATATGGCTTGTAGAAGAGATGGTGAAGAGCGAAAAGATCACGATAAGTATCGCTAAGGCTGCGTACGAGAAGATGGAACAATCGGGACGCAGGTTGCCTTGGAAAAAGGCCATAGAACGGTTGGAAGACTGA
- a CDS encoding TOTE conflict system archaeo-eukaryotic primase domain-containing protein, producing MNESEPKDELKKLQDDLALLKEENSRLKSLLDSHGIAWEAPPAQNEQEVAIAISNDTCTAGMTPSEKIALFKRLFRGRQDVFPLRWESAKTGKAGYSPACSNEWRPGVCHKPKVKCALCDNRSLKPVTDAEIYDHLTGKQTMGVYPLLPDDTCLFLAVDFDKAEWRKDATAFMESCHEINVPAALEISRSRNGAHAWIFFSEAVSAREARSLGTALICHTCARLRQSSLESYDRLFPNQDTLPKGGFGNLIALPLQKIPRERGGSVFVRDDFTPYPDQWSFLASLISLSRSELEDAILRTAGGRHPLDVVLANQIFIQKDNVPQPLLNKLIRLAAFQNLEFYKAQAMRMPVWDKPRIIGCAENYPQHIGLPRGCFPAVQNLLQLNEVGARIQDERLAGAPIKARFRGNLRKDQKAALKDILKNDVGTLCAPTAFGKTIVGAALIAKRKVSTLVLVHRANLMRQWQERLSSFLDLPSPPGVIGGGKDLPTGKVDIAIMQSLGRREDLATFLDNYGQVIVDECHHISAYSFEAILKQAKAKYVIGLTATPIRRDGHHPILFLQCGDIVHKAKMPENAPVNLEVFAYQLDAPQDLPEDSIQEVFRIIVEDEKRNNIIIQHVLKAYEAGRKILLLTERTRHLQILQESLEPQLENCFVLHGRMTAKQRSSVYSRLVGEGFDHPPLDTLFLAMPISWKGTLQQYAGRLHREHSLKQHVRIYDYCEHDHPQLARMWNKRLSGYKSMGYEVVDQSMGPKAGASPLPLI from the coding sequence ATGAACGAATCTGAACCCAAAGATGAACTCAAGAAACTCCAGGATGACCTTGCGCTCCTGAAAGAAGAAAACTCACGCCTCAAATCTCTCCTCGATTCGCATGGCATTGCCTGGGAAGCGCCTCCTGCTCAAAACGAACAAGAAGTAGCCATTGCTATCTCTAATGATACCTGCACTGCGGGAATGACCCCATCTGAAAAGATAGCTCTTTTCAAGCGTCTCTTTCGCGGACGACAAGATGTATTCCCGTTGAGGTGGGAATCAGCAAAAACGGGGAAAGCCGGATATTCACCAGCGTGCAGCAATGAATGGCGGCCTGGAGTTTGTCATAAGCCGAAAGTGAAATGTGCTTTATGCGATAACCGGTCATTGAAACCAGTTACTGACGCCGAGATTTATGATCATTTGACGGGCAAGCAAACCATGGGTGTTTATCCGTTGTTGCCCGATGATACGTGTTTGTTTTTGGCTGTTGATTTTGACAAGGCTGAATGGCGCAAAGACGCTACGGCCTTCATGGAATCTTGCCATGAGATCAATGTCCCAGCGGCATTGGAAATATCACGGTCCCGTAATGGCGCACATGCTTGGATATTCTTCTCGGAAGCAGTTTCAGCTAGAGAGGCGCGAAGTTTGGGCACAGCTCTGATCTGTCATACCTGCGCTCGGTTGAGGCAATCGTCGTTGGAAAGCTACGACAGACTCTTCCCCAATCAGGACACTCTGCCCAAAGGCGGTTTTGGCAATCTCATCGCCCTTCCTTTGCAAAAGATACCAAGAGAAAGGGGCGGAAGCGTTTTTGTCCGTGATGATTTCACGCCTTATCCAGACCAATGGAGCTTTCTTGCTTCGCTGATTTCGTTGTCTCGAAGTGAGTTGGAGGATGCCATACTCCGTACAGCAGGCGGAAGGCATCCACTTGATGTCGTCTTGGCAAATCAAATTTTCATTCAAAAAGATAATGTGCCTCAACCGTTACTCAACAAATTGATACGCCTTGCCGCTTTCCAGAATTTGGAATTTTACAAAGCTCAGGCCATGCGAATGCCTGTTTGGGACAAGCCCCGCATCATTGGCTGTGCGGAGAACTATCCTCAGCATATTGGCCTGCCGCGTGGATGCTTTCCTGCTGTGCAAAATTTGCTGCAACTGAACGAGGTTGGAGCAAGAATTCAAGACGAACGACTGGCTGGAGCCCCAATTAAAGCACGATTCAGGGGCAACCTGCGGAAAGACCAAAAGGCAGCACTCAAAGACATATTGAAAAACGATGTCGGGACATTATGCGCACCCACCGCCTTTGGGAAAACGATTGTCGGGGCGGCGCTCATCGCCAAGCGAAAAGTAAGCACGTTGGTCCTCGTTCACCGGGCCAATTTGATGCGTCAATGGCAGGAGCGATTGTCATCATTTCTCGACCTTCCTTCGCCTCCCGGTGTGATAGGAGGGGGAAAGGACCTTCCAACAGGAAAAGTCGATATAGCGATTATGCAGTCACTCGGTAGAAGGGAGGACCTTGCGACCTTTCTCGATAACTATGGGCAGGTCATCGTTGATGAATGTCATCACATATCCGCCTATTCCTTCGAGGCCATTCTCAAGCAGGCAAAAGCCAAATATGTCATAGGTCTAACCGCGACTCCCATTCGACGGGATGGTCATCACCCCATATTATTTTTGCAGTGTGGAGATATCGTCCACAAGGCAAAGATGCCTGAAAACGCGCCCGTGAATCTTGAAGTCTTCGCGTATCAGCTTGATGCCCCACAAGATCTTCCCGAAGACTCCATCCAAGAAGTTTTTCGCATCATTGTTGAAGATGAAAAGCGGAACAATATAATCATCCAGCATGTCCTTAAAGCATATGAAGCAGGTAGAAAAATACTTCTCCTGACGGAGCGGACAAGACATCTCCAAATCCTTCAGGAGTCTCTTGAGCCCCAGTTGGAGAACTGTTTTGTTTTACATGGCCGCATGACTGCAAAACAACGCTCTTCAGTGTACAGCAGGCTTGTAGGTGAAGGCTTTGATCATCCGCCGCTTGATACGCTCTTCCTGGCGATGCCTATTTCTTGGAAGGGAACGCTTCAACAATACGCAGGGCGTCTTCACCGTGAGCACTCCCTCAAACAACATGTTCGTATTTATGATTATTGTGAGCATGACCATCCCCAGCTTGCACGGATGTGGAATAAACGATTGAGCGGGTATAAGTCGATGGGGTATGAAGTTGTGGATCAGTCGATGGGGCCTAAGGCAGGCGCTTCACCCTTGCCTCTCATTTAG
- a CDS encoding DNA internalization-related competence protein ComEC/Rec2 — MTRHATSSEVTPGLVAWQFFFLAWILGCYATADGWGACLGFLLLVGLNRLLSTRQCSLIIFSACFLLGITVGVLSLPAIPQSFPPWVESKHPVRVQGVVVRVERKPDQRFDVICRDVHRVDGSKDTLPEKLVLTMRYPEIVPFSGDVVTFTDRIERIRGLKNPGCFDYDLYRQRQGIFTRAYLKQGQGAVEIVRHSGSKDRFRQAIEHLLLGENHELVNQGNAVLLALFTGDRSALSHQVVDLFRRAALAHTLALSGMHVGMVALLGFALSYAIGYIRPQCFLFIPRAKLGVILAFPVVAIYIWLGGFSPSLLRAGLMFSCFGLLMLTNRRHVLLDGLFAAFAAIVFVDPQAVFDVRLQLSGLAVAGIVCFWPLGRRIRRKALLFLSDHGCHSAIQTFFNGIFSLLWVSLCAQIAVLPVTARTFGEISPHILLNLVWPPLLSCVVFPLTLVSLILVFVFHTATLPAILVNMAATICQFFIDGLFALDTTGLLDPVVVWRPTWPAIIGYALLLIALGATMGRRNAQYCRYIAIVGILLVLTPAFVVRLGANRDHVVVRLLDTGQSQSLVVEYGYDQRILIDAGGGFGSFDAGRFVVGPYLSNGREPHLDMAILSHPESDHFGGYPYLLRALRIDGFYCNGRSAPSQSGRHFLHDLRYSGIPIHTLHAGNDLSLGFGLHLEVLHPTSEFSGSANDESLVVRLTKNGVGLALFPGDIEKRGLELLRTSARDEKAAILVLPHHGSRTSIDEAWYRRVRPSICLASAGYWRHGVLPSPEVLSLMEALPCRTYVTATHGSVAVEFDENGTVVAVETTR, encoded by the coding sequence ATGACACGCCATGCCACGAGTTCGGAAGTAACGCCCGGCCTTGTGGCGTGGCAGTTTTTTTTTCTCGCTTGGATTTTAGGGTGTTATGCCACAGCAGATGGTTGGGGAGCCTGTCTCGGGTTCCTGCTGTTGGTCGGATTAAATAGACTCCTTTCAACCAGGCAATGTTCCCTCATTATCTTTTCAGCCTGTTTTCTTCTCGGGATTACTGTGGGTGTCTTGAGTCTTCCTGCTATACCACAATCTTTTCCCCCCTGGGTGGAGTCAAAACATCCGGTTCGAGTACAGGGTGTCGTTGTTCGTGTTGAACGGAAGCCAGATCAACGATTCGACGTTATTTGCCGCGATGTGCACCGCGTTGATGGTAGCAAGGACACGTTGCCGGAAAAGTTGGTTCTGACCATGCGTTATCCGGAAATTGTTCCCTTCTCCGGAGATGTCGTGACGTTTACTGATCGCATAGAACGAATACGCGGTCTGAAAAATCCTGGGTGCTTTGATTACGATTTGTACCGACAGCGGCAAGGTATTTTTACCCGAGCCTATCTCAAGCAAGGGCAGGGTGCTGTTGAGATCGTACGGCATAGTGGTTCCAAAGACCGCTTTCGCCAAGCGATAGAGCACCTTTTGTTGGGTGAAAATCATGAGCTCGTCAATCAGGGAAATGCGGTTTTGCTCGCCTTGTTTACCGGGGATCGTTCAGCACTTTCCCATCAGGTGGTTGATCTTTTTCGTCGTGCAGCCTTGGCGCATACGTTGGCGTTATCCGGTATGCACGTCGGTATGGTGGCGTTGCTTGGTTTCGCGCTTTCATATGCCATCGGGTATATACGACCACAGTGTTTTCTTTTTATCCCGCGTGCCAAGCTCGGTGTGATTTTAGCATTTCCCGTTGTTGCAATATATATTTGGCTCGGAGGTTTTTCGCCGTCATTGCTGCGGGCCGGGCTCATGTTTTCTTGTTTCGGCCTTCTTATGTTGACAAACCGAAGACATGTTCTGCTGGATGGCCTTTTCGCCGCATTCGCCGCCATTGTCTTTGTTGACCCCCAAGCCGTTTTTGACGTTCGATTGCAACTATCGGGACTTGCTGTGGCAGGCATTGTCTGTTTCTGGCCTTTGGGTCGGCGTATACGCCGCAAGGCATTGCTCTTTTTGTCTGATCACGGTTGTCACTCGGCAATACAAACGTTTTTCAACGGCATATTCTCCCTGCTTTGGGTTTCGCTGTGCGCGCAAATTGCCGTTTTACCCGTGACCGCTCGGACATTCGGTGAAATATCACCGCACATTCTCCTGAACCTGGTATGGCCACCTCTCTTGTCATGCGTTGTGTTCCCTTTGACCTTGGTGTCTTTGATTCTTGTCTTTGTTTTTCATACCGCAACCCTTCCGGCTATTCTCGTCAACATGGCCGCAACAATTTGTCAGTTCTTTATTGATGGACTCTTTGCGCTCGATACAACCGGCTTGCTTGATCCTGTCGTTGTCTGGAGACCGACGTGGCCTGCCATTATCGGATATGCATTATTATTGATTGCGTTAGGTGCCACAATGGGCCGGCGAAATGCTCAATACTGCCGATACATTGCCATTGTCGGCATTCTTTTGGTCCTTACTCCAGCTTTCGTCGTACGTCTGGGTGCCAACCGCGACCATGTTGTTGTCCGTTTGCTTGATACCGGACAAAGCCAAAGTCTTGTTGTGGAATACGGATATGACCAACGTATATTGATTGATGCGGGGGGTGGGTTCGGTTCTTTTGATGCTGGACGATTTGTCGTAGGACCATATTTGAGTAATGGACGGGAACCTCATCTTGATATGGCCATATTGAGCCATCCAGAGTCTGATCATTTTGGTGGATATCCTTATCTCCTACGCGCTCTTCGCATTGATGGTTTTTATTGCAATGGTCGGTCGGCTCCTTCGCAATCTGGACGACATTTTCTTCACGACCTTCGTTATTCGGGAATCCCGATACATACTCTCCACGCCGGTAATGATCTGTCACTCGGCTTTGGACTACATCTCGAAGTCTTACATCCAACTTCTGAGTTTTCAGGATCTGCCAACGATGAATCACTTGTTGTACGATTGACAAAAAATGGGGTGGGACTCGCACTTTTTCCTGGAGACATAGAAAAACGCGGACTGGAGTTACTACGAACTTCGGCTCGGGATGAAAAAGCTGCAATTCTTGTATTGCCGCATCACGGAAGTCGTACAAGTATTGATGAGGCATGGTATCGTCGTGTTCGTCCGTCGATTTGCCTGGCTTCGGCCGGCTATTGGAGACACGGGGTCTTGCCGTCGCCTGAAGTTTTGAGCTTGATGGAGGCGTTGCCATGTCGAACATATGTTACGGCAACTCATGGTTCTGTGGCTGTCGAATTTGATGAAAATGGAACCGTCGTTGCTGTTGAAACGACTCGGTAA